The Drosophila sulfurigaster albostrigata strain 15112-1811.04 chromosome 3, ASM2355843v2, whole genome shotgun sequence genomic sequence TGGGTGATGTCTTGGGTGCTGATGGTGTTCGTTGTTGGCATACTTTGGGAcacagcaagcaaacaaacaaacgcaGCAAGTGCGAGTACCCATTCATGTGTGTGAGCATCTAGCTATCTGgctttatgtatatattcattCTGAGTAGCGCCCAATAAATTATGTAGCAGAGAGCGAGCTTTCTAAAGAGAAAGAAATacgaaacaaaaatttaaagaaaaaagaagataTGTCTAGCTCACAGCATGCGGCATTTTCGTGTTCAGCTTCATAACGAACTGTTTAAtctaatattttaattgaaattcctCCAACAGCAATTGAAAGTTGCATAGTGGAATGTTTAAAGCTTTTGCAGTGTATCCCACATACAACTAAGTAGCTAACATTCTGCATTTTGGTGTtaacttgttttgtttgtcgaCTGTGAAAGCGGCTGCGGCTTGGGCTGCTGCTGTACAGTGtgaacaacaattaaaattcgCATTATATGTTCATGTGAAATTCTTTCGGCGTCTCCCTTGTCAGGCGACACTACTTACCCGCCGTGTGGAcgtggagcagcagcagcaatgaaaTTGACAGCACTGTCGCAGCTGAGAAGTGCCAAATGTGCCGCTGGTAACTTGGCAttttactattgttgttgttcttgttgttctcgtcgttgtcgttgctagAACTTCTACttgattgtttatttttgtgtgttaatttttgtggctttcgttgccacatttttgcataaatttcttttgtttgtctcctcactcttttctttttgcgtcACTTAAGTTCTCGTTGAATTACGaatttttttcttgctgttgATTTGTGTCTGAATGTTGCCTAAACGCTCCTCGGCCGATGTCCAATAACTTGTTGCTGCTCGGAACTTTGGCGTGgcatttttgactttttcattTGCAGAACGATTCTTCAagatttacatattttaatgagCTGCAAAGAAcaggaaaaaaagagaaatggGTTATAAGAAAGATTCAATGTtcaagtttgttgcctaagtcttttgtgtGGCAGTCTCCCAAAATTCGAGAGATGACCGGCAGCTTTCATAGCTCTCAAATTCGCGTGAGAACTGACAGTGTCGCTGGTTTAACGGGGAGCACTGCCCATTTAAGTGCCAAGTGAAATAAGTAGCAGCATTACGTCAGCTAAAAAGGCCAAGACAAAAAGAAGCAAAGGCCACAGAAATGCGCTTATAAATCAGTCTGTGTGCTCCACAATTGCCCCCAAAGAAATACTTGTAAAGTGGCTTTCTAAGTCACCTTTACATAAGATAACATATGACACCTGCCTATGGACGAGCGACAGTTGAAAATGTGATTGAAATGCTAATTTTGATTGATGTAAAAAAGCATTCaaaatagtttttggttttttttgggcccggcgcagctgctgcagcgaaAGTTTAAGCACAATTTGAACTGCGAGAGGTGtcaaaaagaaaagtgaaattcgaacaaaatgaaacgaaacaacCGATAAATCAACTCTAAGTATATTAGCAAACGTTTACAAACTGCTGGCTGCCCAATGATCAGAATGGTTGGTAACAGTAACTTTGGATTACCCAATAGctgtaacagcaacaacaaccacaacaacaagagacacaacaacagtaacaacatcaataacaacagcaacaacgacgccCTGCAATTGTCGATTAGCGGCTAATCAGAAGCCAAAGCAACGATCGTTAAAAACgaccaaaaaaacaattgcgaGTTCAACCTTAGCTGAAAGTGAAAGCACTCAGAAAGCAAGCAACCAAAAGAGACACAGACCGAAAGAGATGAAAAGGGAAAGATGTGGAGTAAAGGTTGCTTGGTTGCTTGCGACGTGAGTCGAACCGAAGACTCGAAACTTGAAACTCCGATTACgattacacatacacaataagcgaaagatacaagatacaaagCGAAGCCCAAAAACTGAGGCACAAACTCAAACATGTGCAGCTCAGATCCAAAGTTGAGTCATGGAAAAACACTTTTTGGCAGGGctgttaatgtttttattgctgttgcttcgagttgttgctgttgttgttgttattgtttacaCCTCGAGTGCAGGAAGTTTTTCCTATATGCCGAACCTTGAATATTCGGCTGCCCCCAAAGTGAAAtagaaagtttttaataacaaaaacagagcaagcacacagcaaacaaacactTTTCATCGTGGgcgtctgttgttgttttgttttgctttaagtCGTTGTTGTCATTAAACGACTCCATTTTTGTTTCCAATGACTGATTGCTAGgcaatgttattgttgttggttgcccACGCACCGTCAAAAGGCGCCTGTCAGCGATAAGTTGAGCTGGGGATTTGCTTGCCAAGCTTGTTAAACATTCTGTGTAGAGATTGAAGACACGACGACTTCGGTTGTTATTTCAACGGAAGTGTTGCATTGGCTCATAATTAGTTGAGCTGTAAATGACTCATATGAATTTTGGTTGCCATTGCGTAacccaaaatgaaatgaaaacgaaatgaatcCAAAACGATGCAGGTAACGCAAAGGGTGCTGAGTtgttcgatgttgttgttgttgttgttgttgctgtggttgaaATATTGCCAAAATGCGCAGCGAAAAAGAAACGCGGAGACACGAAATTGCATAAGTCAACCGGTGACTGCTTAATGGTTCCTTTAATCGCAGCGAAAGACGCAGTTGGAAGTTCCCGCATTTCGATTTGTAACGGAAAAACtcatcacaaaacaaaagacttaggcaacgaacttgtttcattttcatgtttaGTGCTTACCTCGAATAGAAACGAAATCAATCATTAATCCAAATGCTTTATGAGTATTTATATTGATCTTATGatggatttgttgtttgttttctttgattttttttattgtgttttctTCTGTCTATCACGctttgttttcaattacattttgcaCAGAtttcaccaaaaaaaacaaattgccaaactgcaaaaaaaatagcagAAATTTCTTTAAGCATAATGGTCGATTCAGAGACAGAGTCGGACAGTGGGACGCTGGAACTAAAGCCGTTTGACAGCCAACGAGTCAGACGCGGACGATGGATGCAAAAAATGCGGTTTTGTGGCTTCAAGGAATGCAgctaaactttaaaattatcgAAAACTGAAATCTACGGCTAGCGATAGCCAGCAACAAAACCAAGtgcgagggagagagagagtgtgtggcGCGGAGACAGCAGCTGTCGCCAGTGTTGCCACAGCTTACACAAAAAATTGGCACAAATGAGCAACGTCGCCAAAATGGAACAACTAACAGTATTcagctgaagctaaagctgtgAGCTGGAAGCTGGAACTTGAAGCTGGGagttgatgttgcagttgctgcaatTTAGCGACCGATCCCAATTGCAAATAGTGGCCAACATGTGTAGGCCGTATGACCGGCATTAAATGAAAGACAGGTTGaggttgttctcgttgttcttgttgctgctggggaCAGCAAGAAATTTGGTTGGTGAATGAATCTTTTCTGATGTTCGCCTGCTCGGCATGGATTAATGGCGAGGTTTTATTACAGCCGTGGCTATGGCTATGGCTGGCATCCGGCATGGATACAAAGTTGCAACTGTCTGTCTGCGATGTGGCATAAACCGGATCGAGTGGCCAATTAGTGGAGTCTGCCCTTGTGCAGTTATgtgattaaatttaatcaacgttttgtttgcttcccatctgcttcagcttcagttttgGCTGCAGCgccatttattttaattatcagTGAAAATATGTGcacgaaaacaaattaaaaatgcttgcaacaaatttcacaGCGCGAAATCCACGTAATTTGCAACAATAGcataaaacagcaacaacaacaacaacaacaacaacaaaagcaaattcaaatacgaagacggagacggagacgcaAAGACTAAGTTTAATACAGTGGCAAAAGGTagcgcaaaaaaagaaagttttgttttttgtctcgctgttgctgctgcttttgctgttattgttgtttgctgttgttattattgctgttgctgtatttttgcttttctacacacagctgcacacacacacacacacgcacacagtcgaacacacgcACATTAAGTTGGATTCCGTTTACATTTCGCCTTTTGCGGCTGCTTCTTCtttcatattttgaatttatacggcaacggcaacatcCACGGCAGCTTTGAGCTCGTTTTAGTTATTCACTTTTCATAGATtaacgcacacatacacaagcaaAGCTaacgcacacactcatacacgcACGCACTCACGACTAAGTTGGCCGgcttagttgttgttgttgctgctactgctactgCAGCGGCTTCTTTTAGTTGTATCTCTTGCGTTTTTTATTTCACCAAACGCTTTTCGCTTTCTCGTTTACCGTCAACAGGTGTGCAACGCACGAACGCCAAACGAAGACTGAAAACCGAACGCGTCGTGTTAAAACGAGTTGCGCTTGAGCTCGTGGTGAACTTGCGCCAAGCCAAGCGCCAagtggtgtggtgtggtgaGTTTTGCCACCGACTTCAAGTTGAACTTCAACTTGGGatgcccagcaacaacaattgaaagtGCCAAGTTATCGAATATGTTAGCATTGCAAGTTGCGACTGTTATTaggcaaaaagaagaaaaccaaaaacacgGAATAAGCAGCCCATTTAAATTGTAGGCCCACTGGCCATCGACATTAGTCACTAATAGCACCCAGCTAACAAGTCGTTCATTCAAATTGCTGTTCACCACGCCCGCCCATCTGCCTTAAACTCGTATTGCTGGCAGTTAAAGCCAAGTCCAATCTTAACAATTACCAGCTAAATTGCAAACGCACGAGATCAAGATTAGGCATAGTCCAAGACAAAGACACCGCAtagcaattgaaaatgaaaactgcaAATGTGCTGTGCATAGTGGAAAGCCGCACCACAGTTACCCTAACCTACCTCAGAACGTACAGTGAAACTTCCCTAAGTGCACAAACTCATTTAGGTGTTCTAGATGGAcctcttatatttattttattttactgcaattataaattttatttaattttcagcaatcgacaaatttaaagtttttataattaagttaCAAAATAATCTTATTTGAATAAAGTATTAGTATTGTCTAAGGACATAATACAGATTTCACTGTATTGATTGGTGTAAACAAAAAGCTAGACGAAAGCATGAAGGCTGCTGCACATTCCCTTTCCCTGGCAACAAGCATGTCGAatgttttccatttctttGGCAGCTTCTATCGACTGctggcaattgcaattgtggcTTACCACGAGTATTCGATTGCATTGTtgtggcagcggcaacaacaggcCACAGGCACTGGCAACAACAGGCGGCAATCACGAAGCGTTGGCGGTATTCGTTTTTCATGTCACCTCATTTGGCAGCCAAGCGCGCTCCGCTGGCAAACGCAAGAAAATCCCCCATCGACCAGTCGTCAGaccagacaacagacaactcCTAAAGAGAAGCTGTCGAAATCGAACTGCAGCCAGCCAACAGCACATGACAGAAAACCATGGGCCATGACCagtgaaattgttgtttacttaTCATCTCTTCACTTATTCTCTATAGtatggtatttattttttattatttttacacttttcatatttcattgtttGGCTAGCGCACCTGTTAATGGAAAAACTTGGCAATAATTGAGCACGTCGGCGGCTTTAATAGTTCTAAGCACTTGGGTATTAATGTCAAAACTATAAGCTCAATCTGTGACTGCGATTCCGTTTTGCGGTACTTCTCGTAACCCATTAAACAGCGGCATACTTGACCAATGCATTTTGCGGTCACTGGACGTATGTCCAGAGTTTGCTCGTATAATTAAGATAACTTagttattaatgaattaaaaaattgtaatgaaaACATTTGGCTATTGCCGATAAACAATGTACGATAATGGGTGACAGCTTTTTGTGCATTctaaatagtaataataataatcataaaaagaTTGCTtactaattgcaaattttgccTAACTcttgtaattaatattttggcAACTCGGAGTAGCGCGGTGGCGTGGACCACAAGACACTCGAGTTGCGCTTCAAATGACTGGGATCGATGTTGGGGAAGATCTGCTTCAGATCCGGCGTGGTTGGTTCCACCGAGAAGAAGCTGTCAATGACATCGGTTGGACAATGACTCTGCATAGAGATTGCAGGACCACGAACGTGtgctgcaaaagaaaaaattggTTGTTAGTAAATGAATGATTAATCAGACATTTTAATACAAACTCACAGCGACTCCAGTTGGGCACAGGCGGACGCTTGTGGGACACCTTGCCTTCGTCGTCCGTGGAATCATCTTCGTGCAGCATTTCGAACGTATACTTGGACTTCGGTGGCGGTGGCATCATTGCCTTAGCTGAATTTTGTTGCATCTTCATGTGATGCAACATTTCGCGTTCTTGCTCTTTAAGCTTCGCCTTCTTAAGACGTTCTGCCTCATCCTGTTGCTGCATTTTACGCTGCAGTTCCTCCATTTCCTGTCGCTTGCGTTCTTccattttttcctttttgagTCGCTTCTCCTCGCGTTCCTTGGCCAATTTGGCCAAGCGTTCGGCACGTTCTCGTTCCTTGACCTCGCGTTGCTGAGCTGCCTGCAAATGTTTCTGTTCACGCTGCTTCTTCCTCTCCTCAGCCAGCTGATGGAGGCCCTTACGAAAATCATCGCCGCTGTTCTCTCTGGACAACGTTTTGCTCGACGTCGACATCGTGTTGGCCTTCATTAGTGGTGCCGCCTTGGCGCTCAATGGCGCCTTCTTGCCCACCGACGAGCTCACGGGCAGCGCAGTGGCGCTTTGAGTTGGGGTGAGGAAACGTCCCAAAGCAGGTGCTGGCAATTTGCCAATAACGGGAGTCGTGTTGCTACCGCTTGCGgcctttaataaaattgtgaaatttatgTAAGTTTTTATATATGATGCTTAAGCTTAATGATTGTAATTATGTTTAAAAGACCTAAATCATCgctcaaatgaaatttcatacttgcaaattaacaaaagtcaagaaaattgtgatattttcttttggctATGGATTATTGTTGTactatacatgtatgtatgcaattcatatattaataaaatatatctcgAAGAATTTTAAGAAAAGATTTTTCGAGTATTTAGAATTACATTACATCTTAAGTGTTATATATGAAAGGGTAATTACTTTAGTCAAATGTTAAGAATTTTTTTGTCAATGCACATCCTAAACGGTATGAGGCAAAAAGCTACACTTtacaaacaaaactaaaagttttttttaatatataagaaatttcTCAGGCTTTTCCCTGCATTTTGTAAACTAGTAGTCAGCAAAAAACcattaacaataattaaaaatctcCATATAATTTGATTCTTGCGTTATTTCTGAAGTGATTGCTCTATATTCTGtgataatatataaataggcAACTTACCACTTCTTTGACACGCTTTGAGCGAAGAGTAGACTGCGCATTGGCTGCATTTTCAAACGCTTCAACGCGCATTTTGACCGGACTCTGCAACAAAGGACTGCAACAATGGAAATGAGATTAGAATTGgcaggcaaaagaaaaaacaccaAGGCGGACTTACTTGAACAGCTCGTGAGCTCGCGTTGCCATCTTGGTGGCCTTGAGGGCTGCTGGTGGCATCTTGCTTGCCACATTTTTGCTGGGTTTCACATCAACAATCGATTCGTCATCAGTTAACAGACTATTCTCTTGGCCCGTCTTGGGCATGCTGCCCTGTCGCGCTGTCTCCATAGATTCTTCTTTCTCGTCATCTCCACGGTCATCTGCCACTTGGAATGTGGCATCAGAATTTAGTGTAACTGTGGCATTTCCTGTGGCCTCTACATTGCCCACATTGGGCAGGGTCATTGTTTTGTTGACAACAGCAGCCCCTTGAGGTGCTGCCTCTTCAATGGCATCCTCATAAATGGAACGCTGTGATGGCGCTTGTGATTCCTGGGAATTGCGTGCTCCTCCATTGCTGCCTTGACGTGTGCGCGAAGAGACGGGCAATGGCTTGTCGAGATCGCTAAAACGTTCCACTTTAATTGGCTTACACACTTCCTTCTTTTTCCGTCCCCTCTTAGCGGGTACTGCCGCTACAGTTGCCGTTGAATTGGCCACCGTTGTTGTGTTAGACAGCACGGTTGTCTCATCCGTGAGCGTTGTTTTCGTTGCCTCCAGCGTCGCCGATGAATCACAGCTGAGCTTCTCCCGCTTCACCATGACGCGTACTCCGGTTGTGTTAGCTGCGATGCTGGATTCCTTGGTCTTTGCCTGAGACACCTCCAAGGGCGCTGCTTCAGTGCGTGTGACGTTGGTCTCCATATGGGTCAGATGGGCTTGTGAAGCACGCTGTTCACACTCTAATTTCACTTTGATTAACTCATCGTTGCTCGGCCGACGTAATTTGCTAT encodes the following:
- the LOC133840148 gene encoding inner centromere protein A, with the translated sequence MEDLLEVLRNSLKLEDELNSLRQTYFEELDQLFYGITPTESASEAPEIVAPKPINTSITPQQTKKRPKRLASLAENEDNDESDTSATGENVSQRSSLRKNNSQLLAVAQEEPEEELNTTGALMPPPPIPAPAPAHAIVSAPVAGTPAAETSMSGRPQRAAKLRSEKNLKEPSLHSKLRRPSNDELIKVKLECEQRASQAHLTHMETNVTRTEAAPLEVSQAKTKESSIAANTTGVRVMVKREKLSCDSSATLEATKTTLTDETTVLSNTTTVANSTATVAAVPAKRGRKKKEVCKPIKVERFSDLDKPLPVSSRTRQGSNGGARNSQESQAPSQRSIYEDAIEEAAPQGAAVVNKTMTLPNVGNVEATGNATVTLNSDATFQVADDRGDDEKEESMETARQGSMPKTGQENSLLTDDESIVDVKPSKNVASKMPPAALKATKMATRAHELFNPLLQSPVKMRVEAFENAANAQSTLRSKRVKEVAASGSNTTPVIGKLPAPALGRFLTPTQSATALPVSSSVGKKAPLSAKAAPLMKANTMSTSSKTLSRENSGDDFRKGLHQLAEERKKQREQKHLQAAQQREVKERERAERLAKLAKEREEKRLKKEKMEERKRQEMEELQRKMQQQDEAERLKKAKLKEQEREMLHHMKMQQNSAKAMMPPPPKSKYTFEMLHEDDSTDDEGKVSHKRPPVPNWSRSHVRGPAISMQSHCPTDVIDSFFSVEPTTPDLKQIFPNIDPSHLKRNSSVLWSTPPRYSELPKY